Proteins from a single region of Carassius gibelio isolate Cgi1373 ecotype wild population from Czech Republic chromosome A5, carGib1.2-hapl.c, whole genome shotgun sequence:
- the LOC128005060 gene encoding RNA-binding protein Nova-1 isoform X2: MEEGEYFLKVLIPSYAAGSIIGKGGQTIVQLQKETGATIKLSKSKDFYPGTTERVCLIQGTVEALNGVHNFIAEKVREMPQSSQKTEPVSILQPQTTVNPDRVKQAKLIVPNSTAGLIIGKGGATVKAVMEQSGAWVQLSQKPEGINLQERVVTVSGEPEQNRKAVEIIVQKIQEDPQSSSCLNISYSNITGPVANSNPTGSPFANSTEVLPNAAAAATASTLLGQASLAGMGGFPTAMSSLSGNDLLAITSALNTLASYGYNTNTLGLGLNPAAASGVLAAVAASANPAAAAAANLLATYASEASGGGGHPAGPSLGGFSLGSLAAATGASNGYLNPSSPLVASSLLGTEKLAEGGKEVVEIAVPENLVGAILGKGGKTLVEYQELTGARIQISKKGEFIPGTRNRKVTITGSPAATQAAQYLISQRITYEQGVRATNPQKVG; encoded by the exons ATGG agGAGGGTGAATATTTCCTGAAGGTGTTGATTCCCAGCTATGCCGCTGGTTCAATCATCGGTAAAGGGGGGCAAACCATCGTGCAGCTTCAGAAAGAGACTGGAGCCACCATCAAACTGTCCAAATCTAAAGACTTCTACCCAG GTACGACAGAGCGTGTTTGTTTGATTCAGGGTACGGTGGAAGCTCTGAATGGGGTTCATAACTTCATCGCTGAAAAGGTTCGCGAGATGCCTCAGAGCAGTCAGAAGACCGAACCAGTCAGCATTCTCCAACCACAGACTACTGTTAACCCTGACCGTGTTAAACAG GCTAAACTGATCGTGCCCAACAGCACAGCAGGACTCATCATCGGTAAGGGTGGGGCAACAGTTAAGGCTGTGATGGAGCAGTCGGGAGCCTGGGTACAGCTTTCTCAGAAACCTGAGGGCATCAATCTGCAGGAGCGTGTCGTGACAGTGAGTGGGGAGCCAGAGCAAAACCGCAAGGCCGTGGAGATCATTGTTCAGAAGATCCAGGAGGACCCACAGAGCAGCAGCTGTCTCAATATCAGTTACTCCAACATCACCGGCCCTGTGGCCAACTCCAACCCAACCGGATCCCCCTTCGCCAACTCTACAGAGGTATTACCCAACGCCGCAGCAGCAGCTACAGCCTCCACGCTCCTTGGCCAGGCGAGTCTCGCGGGCATGGGTGGGTTCCCTACGGCCATGTCAAGTCTTTCGGGTAATGATCTGCTTGCCATTACATCTGCTCTGAACACTCTGGCCAGTTATGGCTACAATACCAATACACTGGGGCTTGGCCTCAACCCGGCCGCTGCATCTGGGGTTCTTGCTGCCGTTGCAGCTAGCGCCAATCCAGCGGCTGCAGCGGCTGCCAATCTGCTTGCTACATATGCCAGTGAGGCTTCTGGAGGGGGCGGCCACCCTGCCGGACCTAGCTTAGGGGGCTTCTCACTGGGCTCCCTAGCAGCCGCCACAGGGGCGTCTAATGGTTACCTGAATCCCTCATCCCCGCTGGTGGCATCATCTCTGCTGGGCACAGAGAAGCTGGCAGAAGGTGGAAAGGAGGTGGTGGAGATCGCTGTGCCGGAGAACTTGGTCGGTGCTATCTTGGGAAAAGGCGGCAAGACTCTCGTGGAGTATCAGGAGCTGACAGGGGCACGGATTCAGATCTCCAAAAAGGGAGAGTTCATTCCAGGCACACGCAATCGCAAGGTGACCATTACAGGGTCGCCGGCAGCAACGCAGGCTGCCCAGTATCTCATCAGCCAGCGAATCACATACGAGCAAGGCGTCCGTGCCACCAACCCTCAGAAGGTGGGCTAG